A genomic region of Janthinobacterium lividum contains the following coding sequences:
- a CDS encoding DUF494 family protein — MFDILVYLYETYYRPDACPEPAVLARKLSAVGFDDVEISEALVWLTDLNAMAGVEQTLTASSTGTRFYVQQESDVLGTAAIGFIQFLESAKVLSPLQREIVIERALALDEAPVSLGKLKVIVLMLLWSQGKEPDALMFDDLFVDDEDLPPRLLH, encoded by the coding sequence ATGTTCGATATCCTGGTGTACCTCTACGAGACTTACTATCGCCCCGATGCCTGCCCCGAGCCGGCAGTCCTGGCGCGCAAACTGTCGGCCGTCGGTTTCGACGACGTGGAGATTTCCGAAGCGCTTGTCTGGCTGACGGATTTGAATGCCATGGCCGGCGTCGAGCAAACCCTGACGGCCAGTTCCACGGGCACGCGCTTCTATGTACAGCAGGAAAGCGACGTGCTGGGCACGGCCGCCATCGGCTTCATCCAGTTCCTGGAAAGCGCCAAGGTACTCTCGCCGCTGCAGCGCGAAATCGTCATCGAACGGGCGCTGGCGCTCGACGAGGCACCCGTGTCGCTGGGCAAGCTGAAAGTCATCGTGCTGATGCTGCTGTGGAGCCAGGGCAAGGAACCGGATGCCCTGATGTTCGACGACTTGTTCGTCGACGATGAAGATCTCCCGCCGCGCTTATTGCACTAA
- a CDS encoding IPT/TIG domain-containing protein translates to MKNHLLVALFVVLGLSACGGGGGGGGDTVVATTSGTPVLTPAVTAVSAANVAVGGSLVVTGTNLGRVTAFQVGGVTVATSAASETSVTLAMPGVPVTGALSLVSASGTAATSYNVNVYLPLSVGSVAPATGGVGSSVTITGGGMGAVTAVQFGNGAAATPQSQTASSVTVVVPAGAATGALTVRGPYNDVISSDAYTVLASVAVTSITSAVNGATLSVTVQGSNLDQVSSASVGNTPAVIVSASASQLLLSAPASATGNVMLSAASRIAVNAGTVSAFTLGSIDFAQVLNLNASNTALRLTRGKPAAVRVSVLATQAGQASPAVTLNATAANGSNLGSIAMTGPALLPTTTNDDSFNGNFSAVLPSGWILPGVRVRVTAVGNDGVQVSQEAAPMVASLARIRLVLVPLSTDDGVAQLPDAEVIRAALLRVYPYATENISITTRAALSMPGSSTADSWWSDTLGKLENKRALEDSGAYYYGFVPRMSSTRAAGLAYINQRSSGSDFTSAIGLDARFNSIASVDPFGNQWPEWLTTLVHELGHNHSLQHVACGGPAGAAADYPYADGNLGPQPLYNSNYAGSIGQLSKAVYGSTPMKDVMSYCSGAWFSDYSYARVQQFLEKRSTQGTGSNVLAASMSVAENGYLTISGRITPAGVALRPAVASSARIGAAASGSGHAYTLRVLTASGQTIDLPFDGVSVADHGGNAMSHFRVSFANPGEISDVQVLANGKALAKLERPARRSKAAANDATFDATQSGGQLVLVWNAEAEPYAAVMHVAADGRKTVVASDLTGGKANVDVSAVPAGGRFEVSLSSSVGARLMKVQRR, encoded by the coding sequence ATGAAAAACCATCTGCTCGTAGCATTGTTTGTCGTGCTGGGCCTGTCCGCCTGCGGTGGCGGTGGTGGCGGTGGTGGCGACACGGTGGTGGCGACCACCTCGGGCACGCCCGTCCTGACTCCTGCCGTGACGGCCGTCTCGGCGGCGAATGTTGCCGTGGGCGGCAGCCTGGTGGTCACGGGCACAAATCTGGGCCGCGTGACGGCCTTCCAGGTGGGCGGCGTGACCGTTGCCACCAGTGCCGCCAGCGAGACCAGCGTGACCCTGGCCATGCCTGGCGTGCCCGTCACGGGTGCCTTGAGCCTGGTCAGCGCCAGCGGTACGGCGGCCACCAGCTATAACGTCAATGTGTACCTGCCGTTGAGCGTGGGCAGCGTCGCGCCGGCGACGGGCGGTGTCGGCTCCAGCGTGACGATCACGGGCGGCGGCATGGGGGCCGTGACAGCGGTACAGTTTGGCAATGGCGCGGCGGCAACGCCGCAAAGCCAGACGGCCAGCAGCGTGACAGTGGTGGTGCCTGCGGGTGCAGCGACAGGCGCGCTGACGGTGCGCGGTCCCTACAACGATGTGATCAGCAGCGACGCGTACACGGTCCTGGCCAGCGTGGCAGTGACGTCGATCACGTCGGCCGTCAACGGCGCGACCTTGTCGGTGACGGTGCAGGGCAGCAATCTCGACCAGGTCAGCTCGGCTTCGGTGGGCAATACGCCGGCCGTCATCGTCAGCGCCAGCGCCAGCCAGCTGCTGCTGTCCGCGCCAGCCTCGGCAACGGGCAATGTGATGCTGTCGGCCGCTTCGCGCATCGCCGTAAATGCGGGCACGGTGTCGGCCTTTACCTTGGGCAGCATTGATTTCGCGCAAGTACTGAATTTGAACGCCAGCAATACGGCTTTGCGTCTGACGCGCGGCAAGCCGGCTGCCGTGCGCGTGTCCGTGCTGGCCACGCAGGCGGGCCAGGCCAGCCCGGCCGTGACCTTGAATGCGACCGCCGCCAATGGCAGCAATCTGGGCAGCATCGCGATGACGGGGCCGGCGCTCTTGCCGACGACGACGAACGATGACAGTTTCAATGGCAATTTCAGTGCCGTCCTGCCCTCCGGCTGGATCTTGCCCGGCGTGCGCGTGCGCGTGACGGCCGTCGGCAATGACGGCGTGCAAGTGAGCCAGGAAGCGGCACCCATGGTGGCCAGCCTGGCCAGAATCCGTTTGGTACTCGTCCCCTTGAGCACCGACGATGGCGTGGCGCAACTGCCGGACGCCGAGGTGATCCGCGCTGCGCTGTTGCGCGTGTATCCGTATGCGACGGAAAATATCAGCATCACCACGCGCGCCGCGCTGAGCATGCCAGGCAGCAGCACGGCCGACAGCTGGTGGAGCGATACCCTGGGCAAGCTGGAAAACAAGCGCGCGCTGGAAGACAGCGGTGCCTATTACTATGGTTTCGTGCCGAGAATGTCCTCCACCCGCGCCGCCGGCCTGGCCTACATCAACCAGCGCAGCAGCGGCAGCGACTTCACGTCGGCCATCGGCCTGGATGCCCGCTTCAACAGCATCGCATCGGTCGATCCATTCGGCAATCAATGGCCTGAATGGCTGACCACGCTCGTGCACGAGCTGGGCCACAACCACTCGCTGCAGCACGTTGCCTGCGGCGGCCCGGCCGGCGCCGCTGCCGACTACCCGTATGCGGATGGCAATCTGGGACCGCAACCCCTGTATAACAGCAACTATGCGGGCAGCATCGGCCAGCTGAGCAAGGCAGTCTATGGCAGCACGCCGATGAAAGACGTGATGAGCTATTGCAGCGGCGCCTGGTTCTCCGACTACAGCTATGCGCGGGTGCAGCAATTCCTGGAAAAACGCAGCACGCAGGGGACGGGCAGCAATGTGCTGGCCGCCAGCATGTCCGTGGCCGAGAACGGCTACCTGACCATTTCCGGCCGCATCACGCCAGCCGGCGTGGCCTTGCGCCCAGCCGTTGCCTCGTCGGCGCGCATCGGCGCCGCTGCCAGCGGCAGTGGCCATGCTTATACCTTGCGCGTGTTGACGGCGTCCGGACAGACTATCGACTTGCCCTTCGATGGCGTCTCCGTGGCCGACCATGGCGGCAACGCCATGAGCCACTTCCGCGTCAGCTTCGCCAATCCGGGCGAAATCAGCGATGTGCAAGTGCTGGCAAATGGCAAGGCTTTGGCCAAGCTGGAACGCCCGGCGCGCCGCAGCAAGGCTGCCGCCAACGATGCCACGTTTGATGCGACGCAAAGCGGCGGCCAATTGGTGCTGGTTTGGAATGCCGAGGCGGAACCGTATGCCGCCGTCATGCACGTGGCTGCCGATGGCCGCAAGACGGTGGTTGCCAGTGACTTGACGGGTGGCAAAGCCAATGTCGACGTGAGCGCCGTGCCGGCCGGTGGCCGTTTTGAAGTCAGCCTGTCGTCGTCCGTGGGCGCACGCCTGATGAAGGTGCAGCGCCGCTAA
- the fmt gene encoding methionyl-tRNA formyltransferase, protein MKVIFAGTPEFAATALKDLHEAGFEIPLVLTQPDRPAGRGMQLHASAVKQYAQQHGIEVLQPLSLRMDSKDPQRAAEAKAAHARLLATDYDVMVVAAYGLILPRSTLDIKPCINIHGSLLPRWRGAAPIHRAIEAGDDETGVTIMQMEEGLDTGPMLAIERTPIEAGDSTASLHDKLAALGGKMIVETLRKMQQQPLEAVPQPEAGVTYAAKIAKEEAALDFSLPALELGLKIRAFNPFPGACGQVDGTTIKIWAADVLEADSKEAPGQVLAADAQHGIVVACGNGSLRLTELQKPGGKRLPAAEFIKGFPLEGKRFA, encoded by the coding sequence ATGAAAGTGATCTTCGCAGGCACGCCTGAATTTGCCGCCACGGCCCTGAAAGACTTGCACGAAGCGGGATTCGAGATTCCGCTGGTGCTGACCCAGCCCGACCGCCCTGCCGGGCGCGGCATGCAATTGCACGCCTCGGCCGTCAAGCAATATGCGCAGCAACATGGCATCGAGGTGCTGCAGCCCTTGTCGCTGCGCATGGACAGCAAGGACCCGCAGCGCGCCGCCGAAGCCAAGGCAGCCCACGCGCGCCTGCTGGCCACCGACTACGACGTGATGGTGGTGGCGGCCTACGGCTTGATCTTGCCGCGCAGCACGCTCGACATCAAACCCTGCATCAATATCCACGGTTCATTGCTGCCGCGCTGGCGCGGCGCGGCGCCCATCCACCGCGCCATCGAAGCGGGCGACGATGAAACGGGCGTGACCATCATGCAGATGGAAGAAGGCCTCGATACGGGCCCGATGCTGGCCATCGAGCGCACGCCCATCGAAGCGGGCGACTCCACCGCCAGCCTGCACGACAAGCTGGCCGCCCTGGGCGGCAAGATGATCGTCGAAACCCTGCGCAAGATGCAGCAGCAGCCGCTGGAAGCCGTGCCGCAGCCGGAAGCGGGCGTCACCTACGCGGCAAAGATCGCCAAGGAAGAAGCGGCGCTCGATTTCAGCCTGCCGGCACTGGAACTGGGCCTGAAGATCCGCGCCTTCAATCCGTTTCCCGGCGCCTGCGGCCAGGTCGATGGCACCACCATCAAGATCTGGGCCGCCGACGTGCTCGAAGCGGATAGCAAGGAAGCGCCCGGCCAGGTGCTGGCAGCCGACGCCCAGCACGGCATCGTCGTGGCCTGTGGCAATGGCTCGCTGCGCCTGACGGAACTGCAAAAACCGGGCGGCAAGCGCCTGCCCGCGGCCGAATTCATCAAGGGCTTCCCGCTCGAAGGCAAACGCTTCGCCTGA
- a CDS encoding DNA topoisomerase III produces the protein MTKTLIIAEKPSVANDIAKTLGGFTKHDEYFESDEYVLSSAVGHLLEIAVPEEFDVKRGKWSFAHLPMIPPYFALNPIAKTEARLKVLNKLIKRKDVTTLINACDAGREGELIFRLIAQNAKAKQPVKRLWLQSMTPGAIRDGFSHLRSDEEMLPLADAARCRSEADWLIGINGTRAMTAFNSKEGGFYLTTVGRVQTPTLSIVVEREDKIKKFVPRDFWEVRAEFVCAAGIYEGRWLDTKFKKDENDPEKRAERLWSKTAADSIATACRGRQGIVTEESKPTTSMAPGLFDLTSLQREANSRFGFSAKNTLGLAQALYEKHKVLTYPRTDSRHLPEDYMPTVLQALETVKENSNYHQFAKQIIDKGWVKPNKRIFDNTKISDHFAIIPTTIAPKNLSEPEQKLYDLVTRRFMAVFFPPAEFQVTTRYTEVSGHQFKTEGKVMTNPGWLAIYGKEASTDADKESNGNGNLVPVAKGEKVQTESVNANGLVTKPPARFTEATLLSAMEGAGKLIDDDELRDAMAGKGLGTPATRAATIEGLLTERYLIREGRELIPTAKASQLMTLLKGLGVNELTAPELTGEWEYKLSQMEKGKISREEFMREIAQMTQIIVKRAKEYDNDTIPGDYATLETPCPNCSGVVKENYRRFACTKCEFSMSKTPGSRQFEIAEVEQLLKDRTIGPLQGFRSKMGRPFAAILRIVRDEEIKNFKLEFDFGQNDESEDGEGVDFTGQTPVGPCPKCNAGVYEMGLAYVCEHSVAKPKTCDFRSGRIILQQEILPEQMAKLLNDGKTDLLPGFVSQRTRRPFKAFLVRGKDGKVSFEFEERKAKPGAKTKAAAVEAEGEEGAAPAKKTAVKKAAAVKKAPAKKATAVKKPAAKKAPAKKAAAAE, from the coding sequence ATGACAAAAACCCTCATCATCGCCGAGAAGCCTTCTGTCGCGAACGATATCGCGAAGACGCTTGGCGGCTTTACCAAGCACGATGAGTACTTTGAATCGGATGAATACGTCCTGTCGTCGGCGGTCGGCCACTTGCTGGAGATCGCCGTACCGGAAGAATTCGACGTGAAGCGCGGCAAATGGAGTTTCGCGCACTTGCCGATGATTCCACCGTATTTCGCGCTGAACCCGATCGCCAAGACGGAAGCGCGCCTCAAAGTATTAAACAAGCTGATCAAACGCAAAGACGTCACCACCCTCATCAACGCATGCGATGCGGGGCGCGAAGGCGAGCTGATTTTCCGCCTGATCGCGCAAAACGCCAAGGCCAAGCAACCGGTCAAGCGCCTGTGGCTGCAGTCGATGACGCCGGGCGCCATCCGCGACGGTTTCTCGCACCTGCGCAGCGACGAAGAAATGCTGCCGCTGGCCGATGCGGCCCGCTGCCGTTCGGAAGCCGATTGGTTGATCGGCATCAATGGCACGCGCGCCATGACGGCGTTTAATTCGAAGGAAGGCGGCTTCTATCTGACCACCGTGGGCCGCGTGCAGACGCCGACCCTGTCGATCGTGGTCGAACGCGAAGACAAGATCAAGAAATTCGTGCCGCGCGACTTCTGGGAAGTGCGCGCCGAATTCGTCTGCGCGGCCGGTATCTATGAAGGCCGCTGGCTCGACACGAAGTTCAAGAAGGACGAGAACGACCCGGAGAAGCGCGCCGAGCGCCTGTGGAGCAAGACGGCTGCCGACTCGATCGCCACCGCCTGCCGCGGCCGCCAAGGCATCGTCACGGAAGAGTCGAAACCGACCACTTCGATGGCGCCGGGCCTGTTCGACCTGACCAGTTTGCAGCGCGAAGCGAACTCGCGTTTCGGCTTCTCCGCCAAGAACACACTGGGCCTGGCCCAGGCGCTGTATGAAAAGCACAAGGTATTGACGTATCCGCGTACCGATTCGCGCCACCTGCCGGAAGACTACATGCCGACCGTGCTGCAGGCGCTGGAAACGGTCAAGGAAAACAGCAACTACCACCAGTTCGCCAAGCAGATCATCGACAAGGGCTGGGTCAAGCCGAACAAGCGCATCTTCGACAATACCAAGATCTCGGATCACTTCGCGATCATCCCGACGACGATCGCGCCAAAGAATTTGTCCGAGCCGGAACAGAAGCTGTACGACCTGGTCACGCGCCGCTTCATGGCCGTGTTCTTCCCGCCTGCGGAATTCCAGGTCACCACGCGCTACACGGAAGTGTCCGGCCATCAGTTCAAGACTGAAGGCAAGGTCATGACCAATCCGGGCTGGCTGGCCATCTACGGCAAGGAAGCCTCGACGGACGCGGACAAGGAAAGCAATGGCAACGGCAATCTGGTGCCGGTCGCCAAGGGCGAGAAAGTCCAGACGGAAAGCGTCAACGCCAACGGCCTGGTCACCAAGCCGCCTGCGCGCTTCACCGAGGCAACGTTGCTGTCGGCCATGGAAGGCGCCGGCAAGCTGATCGACGACGACGAGCTGCGCGATGCGATGGCTGGCAAGGGCCTCGGCACGCCAGCGACGCGCGCGGCCACCATCGAGGGCTTGCTGACGGAACGCTATCTGATCCGTGAAGGCCGCGAACTGATTCCGACGGCCAAGGCGTCGCAGCTGATGACCTTGCTCAAGGGCCTGGGCGTCAACGAATTGACGGCGCCGGAGCTGACGGGCGAGTGGGAATACAAGCTGTCGCAGATGGAAAAAGGCAAGATTTCGCGCGAAGAATTCATGCGCGAAATCGCGCAGATGACGCAAATCATCGTCAAGCGCGCCAAGGAATACGACAACGACACGATCCCCGGCGACTACGCGACCCTGGAAACGCCGTGCCCGAATTGCAGCGGCGTGGTAAAGGAAAACTACCGCCGTTTCGCCTGCACCAAGTGCGAATTCTCGATGAGCAAGACGCCGGGTTCGCGCCAGTTCGAAATCGCCGAAGTGGAGCAATTGCTGAAGGACCGCACCATCGGCCCGCTGCAAGGCTTCCGCTCGAAGATGGGCCGTCCGTTCGCCGCCATCCTGCGCATCGTGCGCGATGAAGAGATCAAGAACTTCAAGCTGGAATTCGATTTCGGCCAGAACGACGAGAGCGAAGATGGCGAAGGCGTCGATTTCACGGGCCAGACGCCTGTGGGACCTTGCCCCAAGTGCAACGCTGGCGTGTACGAAATGGGCCTGGCCTATGTGTGCGAACACAGCGTGGCCAAACCGAAGACGTGCGATTTCCGCAGCGGCCGTATCATCTTGCAGCAGGAAATCTTGCCGGAACAAATGGCAAAACTGCTCAACGATGGCAAGACGGACTTGCTGCCGGGCTTTGTTTCGCAGCGTACCCGCCGTCCGTTCAAGGCATTCCTCGTGCGCGGCAAGGATGGCAAGGTGAGCTTCGAGTTTGAAGAGCGCAAGGCCAAGCCGGGCGCGAAGACCAAGGCGGCAGCCGTCGAAGCCGAAGGCGAAGAAGGCGCGGCGCCAGCGAAGAAGACGGCCGTCAAGAAAGCGGCAGCCGTCAAAAAGGCGCCAGCCAAGAAAGCCACGGCCGTGAAAAAGCCGGCCGCCAAGAAGGCGCCGGCGAAGAAGGCGGCAGCGGCGGAGTAA
- a CDS encoding alkaline phosphatase, protein MKLSLLTTLVAASVASAYAADAKNVIFFLGDGMGPSVVTAARIYQYKEDGSLTMDTLERTARIKTFSNDAQTTDSAPSMAAYMTGVKMNNEVISMAQDTIAKEPSRDANGNLGVDNCPAGGKSAPTILELAKAKGKAVGAITTTELTHATPATTFSHICNRNAQYAIAAQTAPGGAGYNAALGDGVDVLMGGGRNHFTPWSASNKYGRADGRNLLTEFAAKGYTVAATKAEMAAAPSGKKFIGLYSTRSHLEYELDRTATPPLGEGATQPSLSEMTLKAIDLLSKNTNGYFLMVEGGRIDHALHGINAKRALTDTIAFDDAIKAAIGKIRETDPKLENTLIVVTADHDHTLAFNGYGKRGNPILDINRGYKDNQPSKDADGNTYTTLVFGNGPNRPALRSNVDSATALKDNYLQETGVRLASETHGGGDVKLLATGAGSKTFKGTLDNTKVFDLLKAAFGF, encoded by the coding sequence CTGAAACTCTCCTTGCTGACCACGCTCGTGGCCGCCAGCGTTGCCAGCGCCTACGCCGCCGACGCCAAGAACGTCATCTTCTTCCTCGGCGACGGCATGGGCCCGTCCGTCGTGACGGCGGCGCGCATCTACCAGTACAAGGAAGACGGCAGCCTGACGATGGACACGCTGGAACGCACGGCGCGCATCAAGACGTTCTCGAACGATGCGCAAACGACGGACAGCGCGCCATCGATGGCCGCCTACATGACCGGCGTCAAGATGAACAATGAAGTCATCTCGATGGCGCAGGACACGATCGCCAAGGAACCCAGCCGCGATGCCAACGGCAATCTGGGTGTGGACAATTGCCCGGCCGGCGGCAAGAGCGCGCCGACCATCCTGGAACTGGCAAAAGCCAAGGGCAAGGCCGTGGGCGCCATCACCACCACGGAACTGACGCACGCCACGCCGGCGACGACTTTCTCGCACATCTGCAACCGCAATGCGCAATACGCGATCGCCGCGCAAACGGCGCCGGGCGGCGCGGGCTACAACGCGGCCCTGGGAGATGGCGTCGACGTGCTGATGGGCGGCGGCCGCAATCACTTTACGCCTTGGTCGGCAAGCAACAAGTATGGCCGCGCCGATGGCCGCAACCTGTTGACGGAATTTGCCGCCAAGGGCTACACCGTGGCCGCGACGAAAGCGGAAATGGCGGCAGCGCCGAGCGGCAAGAAATTTATCGGCCTGTACAGCACCCGCAGCCACCTGGAATATGAACTGGACCGTACGGCCACGCCACCGCTGGGCGAAGGCGCGACCCAGCCTAGCCTGTCGGAAATGACGCTGAAAGCCATCGACTTGCTGTCGAAAAACACGAACGGCTACTTCCTGATGGTCGAAGGCGGCCGCATCGACCACGCCTTGCACGGCATCAACGCCAAGCGCGCGCTGACGGATACCATCGCCTTCGACGACGCCATCAAGGCAGCCATCGGCAAGATCCGAGAAACCGATCCGAAGCTGGAAAATACCCTGATCGTCGTCACGGCCGACCATGACCATACCCTGGCCTTCAACGGTTACGGCAAGCGCGGCAACCCTATCCTCGACATCAACCGCGGCTACAAGGATAACCAGCCGAGCAAGGATGCCGATGGCAATACCTACACCACCCTGGTGTTCGGCAATGGCCCGAACCGCCCTGCCCTGCGCAGCAACGTCGACAGCGCCACGGCCCTGAAAGACAATTACCTGCAGGAAACAGGCGTGCGCCTGGCCAGCGAAACCCACGGCGGCGGCGACGTCAAGCTGCTGGCCACGGGCGCCGGCTCCAAGACCTTCAAGGGCACCCTGGACAACACCAAGGTGTTTGACTTGCTGAAGGCGGCCTTCGGCTTCTGA
- the def gene encoding peptide deformylase — MSILNILRYPDPRLHTIAKPVTEFDARLQTLIDDMAETMYDAPGVGLAASQVDEHIQMMVIDITEEKNQLQVFINPEITWASEEKQVYDEGCLSVPGVYDGVERPARIKVRALDRHGKQFELEADGLLAVCIQHEMDHLLGKVFVEYLSPLKRNRIKTKMIKEIRGLEREASLRAQNRRF, encoded by the coding sequence ATGTCCATATTAAATATCCTGCGTTACCCCGATCCTCGCCTGCACACGATCGCCAAGCCCGTCACCGAATTTGACGCGCGTCTGCAAACCCTGATCGACGACATGGCCGAAACCATGTACGACGCCCCGGGCGTCGGCCTGGCCGCGTCGCAAGTGGACGAGCATATCCAGATGATGGTGATCGACATCACCGAAGAGAAAAACCAGCTGCAAGTGTTCATCAACCCGGAAATCACCTGGGCCAGCGAAGAAAAGCAGGTCTACGATGAAGGCTGCCTGTCCGTGCCTGGCGTCTACGATGGCGTCGAGCGCCCGGCCCGCATCAAGGTGCGCGCCCTGGACCGCCACGGCAAACAGTTCGAACTGGAAGCCGATGGCTTGCTGGCCGTCTGCATCCAGCATGAGATGGATCACTTGCTGGGCAAGGTATTCGTCGAATACCTGTCGCCGCTCAAGCGCAACCGCATCAAGACCAAGATGATCAAGGAAATCCGTGGTCTCGAGCGCGAAGCGAGCCTGCGCGCTCAGAACCGCCGCTTCTAA
- the dprA gene encoding DNA-processing protein DprA, with the protein MHAIATTADAATELAGWLRLQHLPGVGPVAARALLVSFGLPPAIFSASFEALREVVPASVARAIVQPPRPVANSQLELTLQWLQGPGNAVLTLADAAYPPLLLEIADPPLLLYVRGRAELLSRPGVAIIGSRNASAQGMQNAAAFAQALSTAGLTIISGLALGIDTHAHEGGLRGAGATVAVIGTGADLVYPRRNLDLAQRIAEQGCIVSEYALGLPAMPGNFPRRNRLISGLARGVLVVEAAAQSGSLITARLAGEQGRDVYALPGSIHATLAKGCHALIKQGAKLVESADDVLQELQWLGGIPGAPAVVEDEPPLLAALGHDPLDADTLAARSGLAMGALMGELLALELAGRVERLPGGLFQRCK; encoded by the coding sequence ATGCATGCAATTGCCACGACGGCAGACGCGGCCACGGAACTGGCGGGCTGGCTGCGCCTGCAGCATCTGCCCGGCGTGGGGCCGGTGGCGGCGCGTGCCTTGCTGGTCAGCTTCGGCTTGCCGCCGGCCATCTTCAGCGCGTCCTTCGAGGCCTTGCGCGAAGTGGTGCCGGCCAGCGTGGCGCGCGCCATCGTGCAGCCGCCCAGGCCGGTGGCCAACAGCCAGCTCGAGCTTACTCTGCAGTGGCTGCAAGGCCCCGGCAATGCCGTGCTGACCCTGGCCGATGCCGCGTATCCGCCCCTGCTGCTGGAAATCGCCGATCCGCCGCTCTTGTTATATGTACGGGGGCGGGCGGAATTGCTGTCGCGTCCCGGCGTGGCCATCATCGGCAGCCGCAATGCCAGCGCGCAAGGCATGCAGAATGCGGCCGCCTTTGCGCAAGCCCTCAGCACGGCAGGCTTGACCATCATTTCCGGGCTGGCGCTGGGCATCGATACGCACGCGCACGAGGGCGGCTTGCGCGGCGCGGGGGCCACCGTCGCCGTGATCGGCACGGGCGCCGATCTGGTGTATCCGCGACGTAACCTTGATCTGGCGCAAAGAATTGCCGAACAGGGTTGCATCGTCAGCGAGTATGCACTGGGGCTGCCCGCAATGCCAGGTAACTTTCCGCGCCGCAACCGCCTGATCAGCGGCCTGGCGCGCGGCGTGCTGGTGGTCGAGGCGGCCGCGCAATCGGGCTCCCTGATCACGGCCCGCCTGGCCGGCGAGCAGGGGCGCGATGTGTATGCCTTGCCCGGTTCCATCCATGCCACCCTGGCCAAGGGTTGCCATGCGCTCATCAAGCAGGGCGCCAAGCTGGTCGAGTCGGCCGATGACGTGCTGCAAGAGCTGCAGTGGCTGGGCGGCATCCCCGGCGCGCCGGCCGTGGTGGAAGACGAACCGCCGCTGCTGGCCGCGCTGGGCCACGATCCCCTCGATGCCGATACCCTGGCCGCGCGCAGCGGCCTGGCCATGGGCGCGCTGATGGGCGAACTGCTGGCGCTGGAGCTGGCGGGCCGGGTGGAGCGCTTGCCAGGAGGACTGTTTCAACGCTGTAAATGA